The Streptomyces halobius genomic interval AGCCGCACAGGGCGCGGGGGCCGGTGTAGCCCTGGGGTCCGTGGAACGTCAGCTCCTCGGCGTGGTGGCAGTTGTGGGCGATCCACTGGGCGCCGCCGTCCACGATCACGTGGGCCGGTTCGCCGGCGACCGTGGCGGCCATGGCCTGGACGGTGCGGGTGATGCCGTCCGCGCACACGATGAGGTCGCCGGGCTTGAAGGGGCCGGGCTGGTTGCGCTCGGCGATGCGGTCGGCGGTCGGCTGCGGCAGGAAGGAGCCGTAGCGGCGGGCTTGGGCGGCGATACGGTTGTCCGTCTCCGCGCGGTGCCGGGCGGTGTCCTGGGCGGCCTTGGTCTTGTGGGCGGCCAGGGCGGCGGCGCGCTGGGCGGCCGGGTCGGGGCGCTGCGCGCGGCGCTCGTCGTCCAGGACGGCCATGGGCAGCATCGCCTCCGCGCCGGAGCGGTAGGGCTCCAGGCTCTTGGCGTAGGTGCCCGTGCTGGTGATCCAGCCGTACCGGGAGGAGGTGGTGCGGGTGGCCTGGAAGGTGTACCCGAGGAACTGGCCGTTCTCATCGTGGCAGGACTGGAAGTCGTGGGCGTCCGGCCACGTCGTGGTGACGATGCCGCGCGCATGGTCGGGCATGAGCTGCGGCGCGGCCGGCGCCTCGGCGGGGGTGGCGGGCCGGACGATGGCGCGGAAGAGGGCCGGTCCTGCGTAGGAGTCCATGCCGGCGATGGTCCAGCCGAGGGCGGCCAGGGCCTCGCCCGCGTTGCGCTGCGGGTCGTACGGGAGTTCCGCGGTGAACACCGGCTCCGCGCTGCCGTCGCGTGTCACGGTGATCCGGTCCGTGCCCTGGATGGTCTCGTAATCCGCGAAGTACCGGTCCCCTTCGACACGACGGTGGAGGACGTGGGGGGCCACGTTGCTGGTGGTGCCGTCCTCGAAGCGGACGGCCTGGTACTGGTACGGGCTGCGGTCCACCGTCATGCCGATCGTCGTGCCGGCCTTCTCCCCGCCCTCCCAGCGCATGACCACGGCGGTGCCGTCCGCGTAGTAGGTCAGCTCCGGGTCGAACATCGTGGCCGGGGCGGTGAAGTCCTCGGCGAGCGGCTTGACCGTGGCCGGGGCGGACTCGGGGGCCGCGGCCGGGGTCTCCCCTGCGGCTGGGGCGTTGTCGGCGGCGCGCTGCTCGGCGACCTTGACGCAGCGCTTGCAGTGGTCGCCCATCTTGGCGGCCTCCGCGTCGGTGAGCGCGCGGCTGATCCGGCGGCTGCACAGGGTGTCCGTCTGGACGCTGCTGGCGGCCATGTAGTGCGGGGTCTTGCCGTTGCCGACCTGGGCGGAGGTGACGTTGGCGCGCTCCTGGAGCGGGGCGGTGGGCTGGGCCATGGAGTCCTCCATGCGGTACGGGGGCGGGCTGTTCACCCGTCCAGTACGCATAATGTTGCATCCTTGTCTTGCAATGTCAAGTTGCAACTCAATGCGTAATTCGACGCGCGGCAGCGCTACTGCGTTGCAACCTCACGTGTCTAGACTGTGCTCCATGGCGACCCGCGACCCCGCACAGAAGGCGACGGCAGACCTCGACCGGCTGACCTCGGCATTCACCCAGGCCAAGGAGGAGCTGGAGTCTGCCCGCGCCCCGCTCCACGAGGCGATCGTCCGGCACCTCAAGGCGCGTAGCGCTCCACCGGGCAAGATCGCGGAGCACACCCCCTACGACCGCAACCACGTTGGGCGGATCGCCAAAGCTGCCGGAGTGCCTCCGCTGCGCGGCCCGGACGCCGGCCCCGCCCCGGTCTACGACGACAAGACGGAGGCCAAGGCCCTCGCGGAGCTGGACCGCCTGACGGCCGAGTACGAGCAGGCGGACGAGGGCGTCGAGGAGGCGCGCAAGCCCCTCCAGGTCGCCATCGTCAAGTACTACGCGGACCGCACGCTGACGCCCGGGGTGATCACCCAACACTCCCCGTACGACCGCAACCACGTTGGGCGGATCGTCAAGGCTGCCGGCGCCCCGTCCATCCGCGGCTAGGCGGTGTCTCTTCGATCACGTAGCTCGTTGTTCTGGTCATGCTGAGCAGGGGGGACCTGACGGACGGCGAGTGGGCTGTGCTGAAGCCGCTGCTGCCTGTGAGCAACAACCGGTGCGGCCGCTGGCGGGATCACCGCCAGGTGATCAACGGGATCATTCACCGTCTCAGCACCGGCGTGCAGTGGCGTGAACTGCCTGAACGCTTCGGCCCCTGGAAGACGGTCCATAAGCGGCACGCGCTGTGGTCGGCCGACGGCACCTGGGAGAGGCTCCTCCAGCACGTCCAAGCTGTTGCCGACGCCGCGGGCGACATCGACTGGGACGTGAACGTCGACTCCACCTCCGTACGGGCCCACCAGCACGCCGCCGGAGCGCCCAAGAACCCACCGCCCGTCCCACCCGGATCCTCAAAAGGGGCGCCACGAAGATCAGTTCACGTGCACGCGCACATCACCCTGCGGCTCTTCCTGGAGGAGGCGGTGCGGCAGGCGAAGCCCTCGGCCGCTCCCGCGGGGGACTGACTACCAAGATCCATGTTGTTGCGGAGGGCCGCTGCCGCCCGTTGTCCTTGCTAATCACGCCGGGGCAGCGGGCGGACTGCACCCAGTTCGAGCCGGTCATGGACCAGATCCGCGTTGCCCGCGCGGGGCTCGGGCGT includes:
- a CDS encoding IS5 family transposase (programmed frameshift); translation: MSRGDLTDGEWAVLKPLLPVSNNRCGRWRDHRQVINGIIHRLSTGVQWRELPERFGPWKTVHKRHALWSADGTWERLLQHVQAVADAAGDIDWDVNVDSTSVRAHQHAAGAPKNPPPVPPGSSKGGATKISSRARAHHPAALPGGGGAAGEALGRSRGGLTTKIHVVAEGRCRPLSLLITPGQRADCTQFEPVMDQIRVARAGLGRPRRTPDSVGADKAYSNRKIRTYLRKRGIRHVIPEKKDHKAARLRRGSRGGRPPGYDKERYKARNTVERAIGKLKQFRAVATRYDQRGYVYLGTVTAAALLIWLRS